Proteins from a genomic interval of Schistocerca piceifrons isolate TAMUIC-IGC-003096 chromosome 3, iqSchPice1.1, whole genome shotgun sequence:
- the LOC124787915 gene encoding mitoferrin-1, translating into MDFDDYETLPTNDVATHMTAGAVAGVMEHCVMYPLDSVKTRMQNLSPTPNATYRGMSETLFRMVKHEGVLRPVRGMSAVVMGAGPAHALYFSSYEYVKKSLTQALPFNSHVAVGTAGVAATLLHDGVMNPAEVVKQRLQMYNSPYKSCLDCMVKVYRAEGLRAFYRSYTTQLTMNIPFQSIHFIIYEFAQSLTNPERHYNPKAHMLSGACAGGVAAAVTTPLDVCKTLLNTQPVAVRESGLFHAIRTVYKLGGLKGYFRGIQARVLYQMPSTAICWSMYEFFKYLLSNPSTDQLMTVMSQPSDSPEMALVEKQVPSGSIAGVERWACGATSSVSGAGVYGAYSFNTVHGSDTSLPKGSSYLEIVHS; encoded by the exons ATGGACTTTGATGACTATGAAACACTTCCAACAAATGATGTTGCTACCCATATGACGGCGGGAGCCGTCGCTGGTGTAATGGAACATTGTGTCATGTACCCGCTCGATTCGGTAAAG ACGCGGATGCAAAACCTGTCACCAACTCCAAATGCTACGTATAGAGGAATGAGTGAAACACTATTTCGCATGGTGAAACATGAAGGAGTTCTGAGACCTGTTCGAGGAATGAGTGCAGTTGTTATGGGGGCAGGACCAGCCCATGCACTATATTTTTCATCGTATGAGTATGTAAAGAAGTCTCTCACACAGGCATTACCCTTCAATAGTCACGTGGCTGTTG GTACTGCTGGAGTGGCTGCGACGCTCCTGCACGATGGTGTGATGAACCCAGCTGAAG ttGTCAAACAAAGACTGCAAATGTACAACTCACCATATAAATCATGCCTAGATTGTATGGTAAAAGTATATCGTGCAGAAGGGCTCAGAGCATTCTACCGTTCATACACCACGCAACTGACAATGAATATCCCATTTCAGAGTATTCATTTCATTATATATGAATTTGCCCAAAGTTTAACTAACCCAGAAAGACACTACAATCCAAAAGCTCATATGCTGTCAGGAGCCTGTGCCGGTGGTGTTGCAGCAGCTGTAACGACACCACTTGATGTGTGCAAGACATTACTCAACACACAACCTGTAGCAGTGAGAGAATCGGGTTTATTTCATGCCATAAGGACAGTCTACAAGTTGGGTGGTCTGAAAGGATATTTCAGAGGAATCCAGGCAAGGGTCCTCTATCAGATGCCATCAACTGCTATCTGTTGGTCAATGTACGAGTTCTTCAAATATCTTCTCTCAAATCCTTCCACTGACCAGCTTATGACAGTGATGTCACAGCCATCAGACAGTCCAGAGATGGCATTAGTTGAAAAGCAAGTTCCAAGTGGATCCATTGCAGGAGTAGAAAGGTGGGCATGTGGTGCAACATCGTCTGTCTCCGGTGCTGGAGTGTATGGAGCGTATTCATTCAATACGGTCCATGGCTCCGATACATCTCTTCCCAAGGGAAGCTCGTATCTTGAAATTGTTCATAGTTGA